The Streptomyces sp. NL15-2K genome contains a region encoding:
- a CDS encoding sensor histidine kinase yields MRGPGTWWRGKSTPEKVETYTRWSFHFFAVMELATLPLLGFSGIGPRLAIGLMLMVVVHAVTFTVTASRALDWARGGRERPVRQLWTLGGITAVVGLLALAIAEYGPSGDDVDTAAGGTFGTVLIFGICALAIGLRQRRQVLALVGGFALGATGVSLALGSPWPAALSGGVAVLFGAGLLAFTAVFSVWLLNAVYELDEARETRARLAVAEERLRFGRDLHDVMGRNLAVIALKSELAVQLAQRGRAEAVEQMIEVQRIAHESQREVREVVRGYREADLEVELTGAQGVLTAAGIRCELTGEAAGLPAEVQSALGWVVREATTNVLRHGDAGRCAVSLRVTEGRVVLMVENDGVGASAGASSGASSGGSAGASSGDSAGASSGDSAGASSGDSAGGSSRGSAGGSAGGSSRGSAGASSGADSRADSGADSGADSGADGSGLAGLRERLAAVDGTLEAGPVGGGLFRLVAEVPLSTARVSEVMA; encoded by the coding sequence ATGCGCGGGCCGGGCACGTGGTGGCGGGGGAAGAGCACGCCGGAGAAGGTGGAGACGTACACGCGGTGGTCGTTCCACTTCTTCGCGGTGATGGAGTTGGCGACTCTCCCGCTCCTGGGGTTCAGCGGGATCGGACCGCGCCTCGCGATCGGGCTGATGCTGATGGTGGTCGTGCATGCCGTGACCTTCACGGTGACCGCGTCGCGGGCGCTGGACTGGGCGCGCGGCGGCCGCGAGCGGCCCGTACGGCAGCTGTGGACGCTCGGGGGGATCACCGCCGTGGTCGGCCTGCTGGCCCTCGCGATCGCGGAGTACGGCCCGAGCGGTGACGATGTCGACACCGCCGCGGGCGGGACCTTCGGCACCGTCCTGATCTTCGGTATCTGCGCCCTCGCGATCGGCCTCCGGCAGCGGCGCCAGGTGCTCGCGCTGGTCGGGGGCTTCGCGCTGGGCGCCACGGGCGTCTCGTTGGCGCTGGGCAGCCCCTGGCCCGCCGCCCTGTCCGGGGGTGTGGCCGTGCTGTTCGGCGCCGGGCTCCTCGCCTTCACAGCCGTCTTCTCCGTCTGGCTCCTCAACGCCGTCTACGAACTCGACGAGGCCCGCGAGACCCGTGCCCGCCTCGCCGTCGCCGAGGAACGGCTGCGGTTCGGGCGGGACCTGCACGACGTGATGGGGCGCAACCTCGCCGTGATCGCGCTGAAGAGCGAACTGGCCGTGCAGTTGGCCCAGCGCGGGCGGGCCGAGGCCGTGGAGCAGATGATCGAGGTGCAGCGGATCGCGCACGAATCGCAACGCGAGGTCCGGGAGGTCGTACGGGGCTATCGGGAGGCCGACCTGGAGGTCGAACTCACCGGTGCACAGGGGGTGCTGACGGCCGCGGGCATCCGGTGCGAGCTGACCGGCGAGGCGGCCGGGCTGCCTGCCGAGGTGCAGTCGGCGCTCGGCTGGGTGGTGCGGGAGGCGACGACCAATGTGCTGCGGCACGGGGATGCCGGGCGGTGTGCGGTGAGCCTGCGGGTGACGGAGGGGCGTGTGGTGCTGATGGTGGAGAACGATGGGGTCGGTGCGTCGGCCGGTGCGTCGTCTGGTGCGTCGTCTGGTGGCTCGGCCGGTGCGTCGTCTGGTGACTCGGCCGGTGCGTCGTCTGGTGACTCGGCCGGTGCGTCGTCTGGTGACTCGGCCGGTGGCTCGTCCCGTGGCTCGGCCGGTGGCTCGGCCGGTGGCTCGTCCCGTGGCTCGGCAGGTGCCTCTTCCGGTGCGGACTCGCGTGCGGACTCGGGTGCGGACTCCGGTGCGGACTCCGGTGCGGACGGTTCGGGGCTGGCCGGGCTGCGGGAGCGGCTCGCGGCGGTGGACGGGACGCTGGAGGCGGGGCCGGTCGGTGGAGGGCTGTTCCGGCTGGTCGCGGAGGTGCCGTTGAGCACGGCCCGGGTGAGCGAGGTCATGGCATGA
- a CDS encoding Lsr2 family protein produces MAQKVVVTLFDDIDGSEAAETIAFGLDGKSYEIDLNTTNAKKLRKALEPYVEAGRKRSRSGKAYRQTEVAPDPAAVRAWAQANKMDVPARGRIPKKVYEAFTAAQ; encoded by the coding sequence GTGGCGCAGAAGGTCGTGGTCACTCTCTTTGACGACATCGACGGCTCGGAAGCGGCGGAAACGATCGCCTTCGGACTCGACGGCAAGTCGTACGAGATCGACCTGAACACAACCAATGCCAAGAAACTGCGTAAGGCGCTCGAGCCGTACGTGGAGGCCGGCCGCAAGCGGTCGAGGTCCGGCAAGGCGTACCGGCAGACGGAGGTCGCCCCCGACCCGGCGGCCGTGCGGGCCTGGGCCCAGGCCAACAAGATGGACGTCCCGGCGCGCGGGCGGATCCCGAAGAAGGTCTACGAGGCTTTCACCGCGGCTCAGTGA
- a CDS encoding ABC transporter ATP-binding protein: MDTNEHEHVIEVTDLRRVYGGGFEAVRGISFRVDRGEVFALLGTNGAGKTSTVELLEGLAPPAGGRVRVLGHDPYAERAAVRPRTGVMLQEGGFPSELTVAETARMWAGCVSGARPPREALALVGLEGKTDVRVKQLSGGERRRLDLALALLGRPEVLFLDEPTTGLDAEGRRDTWELVRALRDGGTTVLLTTHYLEEAEDLADRLAILHEGRIAAAGTPAEVTAAQPSRISFELPHGYFVGDLPPLGELGVCGHEVEGSVVRLRTRELQRAATGLLVWAERAGVELRRLDVRSASLEEAFLGIAREAAGSLETVEEYAA, from the coding sequence ATGGACACGAACGAACACGAACACGTGATTGAGGTCACTGACCTGAGACGTGTGTACGGGGGCGGGTTCGAGGCGGTGCGCGGGATCAGCTTCCGCGTGGACCGCGGCGAGGTCTTCGCGCTGCTCGGCACCAACGGGGCGGGCAAGACGTCGACGGTCGAGCTGCTGGAGGGGCTGGCACCGCCGGCCGGGGGCCGGGTGCGCGTGCTGGGACATGATCCGTACGCCGAGCGGGCCGCCGTACGTCCTCGGACCGGGGTGATGTTGCAGGAGGGCGGCTTTCCGTCCGAGCTGACCGTCGCGGAGACCGCGCGGATGTGGGCGGGGTGCGTGAGCGGGGCGCGTCCGCCGCGGGAGGCGCTGGCGCTGGTCGGTCTGGAGGGGAAGACCGACGTGCGGGTGAAGCAGTTGTCCGGGGGTGAACGGCGGCGCCTGGACCTGGCGCTCGCGCTGCTCGGCAGGCCCGAGGTGCTGTTCCTGGACGAGCCGACGACCGGTCTGGACGCCGAAGGGCGCCGCGACACCTGGGAGTTGGTGCGCGCGCTGCGCGACGGCGGTACGACCGTGCTGCTGACCACGCACTACCTGGAAGAGGCCGAGGACCTCGCCGACCGCCTGGCGATCCTCCACGAGGGCCGTATCGCGGCCGCCGGCACGCCTGCCGAGGTGACCGCCGCGCAGCCGTCCCGGATCTCCTTCGAGCTGCCCCACGGCTACTTCGTGGGGGACCTGCCGCCGCTCGGTGAGCTGGGGGTGTGCGGGCACGAGGTCGAGGGGAGCGTCGTACGGCTGCGGACACGGGAGTTGCAGCGGGCGGCCACCGGGCTGCTGGTGTGGGCCGAGCGGGCCGGGGTGGAGCTGCGGCGGCTGGATGTGCGGTCGGCCTCGCTGGAGGAGGCGTTCCTGGGGATCGCGCGGGAGGCGGCCGGTTCCCTCGAGACGGTTGAGGAGTATGCGGCATGA
- a CDS encoding ABC transporter permease, with product MSDLITTPVGRMTSLARAELTLLGRSRGTLVAALFVPLVMPISVRSVIEDMDLEEAGLNVGTVLLPAAVGVSLLFAVYGVLVGAFVARREELVLKRLRTGELSDGEILAGATLPAVTIGLVQSLLLVAGCTALLDLAAPKAPHLAVVGLLLGLVMCAALAAVTASFTRTVESSQVTTLPLVMVSMVASGIAVPLELMPDRVASMLELLPLTPVITLVRGGWTGDLSAYEALGPVMTALAWTAMGVFAVRRWFRWEPRR from the coding sequence ATGAGTGACCTGATCACGACGCCGGTCGGCCGGATGACGTCGCTGGCGCGTGCTGAGCTGACGTTGCTGGGGCGCAGCAGGGGAACACTCGTCGCCGCCCTGTTCGTGCCGCTTGTCATGCCGATCAGCGTGCGTTCGGTCATCGAGGACATGGACCTCGAGGAGGCCGGCCTGAACGTCGGCACGGTGCTTCTGCCCGCCGCCGTCGGCGTCTCGCTGCTGTTCGCCGTGTACGGGGTGCTCGTCGGCGCCTTCGTCGCCCGACGCGAGGAACTCGTGCTCAAGCGGCTGCGCACCGGCGAGTTGAGCGACGGCGAGATCCTCGCCGGCGCCACGCTGCCGGCCGTGACCATCGGCCTCGTACAGTCCCTGTTACTCGTGGCGGGCTGCACCGCGCTGCTCGACCTGGCGGCCCCGAAGGCACCCCATCTCGCCGTCGTCGGGCTGCTGTTGGGCCTGGTGATGTGCGCGGCCCTGGCCGCCGTGACGGCGAGCTTCACCCGGACCGTGGAGAGCTCGCAGGTCACCACGCTGCCGCTGGTGATGGTCTCGATGGTGGCCTCCGGGATCGCCGTACCGCTGGAGCTCATGCCCGACCGGGTGGCGAGCATGCTCGAACTGCTGCCGCTGACGCCGGTGATCACGCTCGTGCGGGGTGGCTGGACCGGAGATCTCTCGGCGTACGAGGCGCTGGGGCCCGTGATGACCGCGCTGGCCTGGACCGCCATGGGCGTGTTTGCTGTACGGCGGTGGTTCCGGTGGGAGCCGCGGCGCTGA
- the purD gene encoding phosphoribosylamine--glycine ligase, whose protein sequence is MKVLVIGSGAREHALCHSMSLDPDITALHCAPGNAGIAEVAELHAVDALDGSAVSALAAELGVDLVVVGPEAPLVAGVADAVREGGIPVFGPSQEAAQLEGSKAFAKDVMAAAGVPTARSYVCTTPEEAVEALGAFGPPYVVKDDGLAAGKGVVVTADLEAAKAHAAACERVVIEEFLDGPEVSLFAITDGETVVPLQPAQDFKRALDGDEGPNTGGMGAYSPLPWADPKLVDEVMETVLQPTVDEMRRRGIPFSGLLYAGLAITSRGVRVIEFNARFGDPETQVVLARLRTPLAGVLLAAATSNLADLEPLRWSDEAAVTVVVASHNYPGTPRTGDPITGLDEVAAQDAPHAYVLHAGTKRDGDAVVSAGGRVLSVTATGKDLAEARDRAYRAVGRIRLDGSQHRTDIAAKAAEGAEAAQA, encoded by the coding sequence GTGAAGGTCCTCGTCATCGGCAGCGGCGCCCGCGAACACGCCCTGTGCCACTCCATGTCCCTCGACCCCGACATCACCGCGCTGCACTGCGCCCCCGGCAACGCCGGCATCGCCGAGGTCGCCGAGCTGCACGCGGTCGACGCCCTCGACGGCTCGGCCGTGTCCGCGCTGGCCGCCGAACTCGGCGTCGACCTGGTGGTCGTAGGCCCGGAGGCCCCGCTCGTCGCCGGGGTCGCCGACGCCGTACGAGAGGGCGGCATCCCGGTCTTCGGCCCGTCCCAGGAGGCCGCGCAGCTCGAGGGCTCGAAGGCCTTCGCCAAGGACGTCATGGCGGCGGCCGGGGTGCCCACGGCACGGTCGTACGTCTGCACGACTCCGGAAGAGGCCGTCGAGGCCCTCGGCGCCTTCGGCCCTCCGTACGTCGTCAAGGACGACGGACTCGCCGCCGGAAAGGGTGTCGTCGTCACCGCCGACCTGGAGGCCGCCAAGGCGCACGCGGCCGCCTGTGAGCGCGTGGTGATCGAGGAGTTCCTCGACGGCCCCGAGGTCTCCCTCTTCGCCATCACCGACGGCGAGACGGTCGTGCCCCTCCAGCCCGCCCAGGACTTCAAGCGCGCGCTGGACGGCGACGAGGGCCCGAACACCGGCGGCATGGGCGCGTACTCCCCGCTGCCCTGGGCCGACCCGAAGCTGGTGGACGAGGTCATGGAGACCGTCCTGCAGCCGACCGTCGACGAGATGCGCCGCCGCGGCATCCCCTTCTCCGGCCTGCTCTACGCCGGTCTCGCGATCACCTCCCGCGGCGTACGGGTCATCGAGTTCAACGCCCGCTTCGGCGACCCCGAGACCCAGGTCGTGCTGGCCCGGCTGAGGACCCCGCTGGCGGGCGTCCTGCTGGCCGCCGCCACCAGCAACCTCGCCGACCTCGAGCCCCTGCGCTGGAGCGACGAGGCCGCGGTCACCGTGGTCGTCGCCTCGCACAACTACCCCGGCACCCCGCGCACCGGCGACCCGATCACCGGCCTCGACGAGGTGGCCGCCCAGGACGCCCCGCACGCGTACGTCCTGCACGCCGGCACCAAGCGCGACGGCGACGCCGTCGTCAGCGCGGGCGGCCGTGTCCTGTCCGTCACGGCGACCGGCAAGGACCTCGCCGAGGCCCGCGACCGCGCGTACCGGGCCGTCGGCCGCATCCGGCTCGACGGTTCCCAGCACCGCACGGACATCGCGGCGAAGGCGGCGGAGGGGGCGGAGGCGGCGCAGGCATAG
- a CDS encoding DNA polymerase III subunit gamma and tau, which produces MSSLALYRRYRPETFAEVIGQEHVTDPLQQALRNNRVNHAYLFSGPRGCGKTTSARILARCLNCEQGPTPTPCGECDSCRDLARNGPGSIDVIEIDAASHGGVDDARDLREKAFFGPARSRYKIYIIDEAHMVTSAGFNALLKVVEEPPEHLKFIFATTEPEKVIGTIRSRTHHYPFRLVPPGTLREYLAEVCGRENIPVEEGVLPLVVRAGGGSVRDSMSVMDQLLAGAGADGVTYVMATSLLGYTEASLLDSVVEAFATGDGAAAFEVVDRVIEGGNDPRRFVADLLERLRDLVILAAVPDAAEKGLIDAPADVIERMQAQAGTFGAAELSRAADLVNEGLTEMRGANSPRLQLELICARVMLPAAYGDERSVMARLDRLERGVNFSAGAGMPAVGYVPGPDAHGGAAAAAAAPVPPGGGVAAARAAVRGAGAPGAPSQQEAPAVAGPGASAAPGGGPSAIDRPQQPPRHEPSQQPQPQSQAQPQAQPQPQAQPSPAPAPTSPTPGAWPTATPAGGGGRRPGGWPTAAPAGSGQTTSTPNAPAPTPPTSPTPTSSAPSAPTPPPAAPTGGLDPRMLWPNILEAVKNRRRFTWILLSQNAQVAGFDGTTLQLGFVNAGARDNFVSSGSEDVLRQALVEQFNVQWKIEAIVDPSGGSAPPATGGSPGSNGGYGGGGGAGHGAGSGSSAGYGGGSGAGYGGGSGGGAAGGYGGGGTSPQRPASPQPTPAASTPSSSPTSSTSSTSAPAPAPARATPTHQQSSAPEPRPVAPEDDIPADDDPDLDESALSGHELIVRELGATVVEEFSNE; this is translated from the coding sequence GTGTCATCTCTCGCGCTGTACCGCCGCTATCGCCCGGAGACCTTCGCCGAGGTCATCGGGCAGGAGCATGTGACCGACCCGCTGCAGCAGGCGCTGCGGAACAACCGGGTCAATCACGCGTACCTGTTCAGCGGTCCGCGCGGGTGCGGGAAGACGACCAGTGCCCGGATTCTGGCCCGGTGTCTGAACTGCGAGCAGGGGCCCACGCCGACTCCGTGCGGTGAGTGCGACTCGTGCCGGGATCTGGCGCGTAACGGGCCGGGGTCCATCGACGTCATCGAGATCGACGCCGCCTCCCACGGTGGTGTGGACGATGCCCGTGATCTCAGGGAGAAGGCCTTCTTCGGGCCCGCCCGCAGCCGGTACAAGATCTACATCATCGACGAGGCCCACATGGTCACGTCGGCCGGCTTCAATGCCCTGCTCAAGGTCGTCGAGGAGCCGCCCGAGCACCTCAAATTCATCTTCGCCACCACCGAGCCCGAGAAGGTCATCGGGACCATTCGGTCGCGGACCCATCACTATCCGTTCCGGCTCGTGCCGCCGGGGACGCTTCGTGAGTACCTCGCCGAGGTGTGCGGGCGGGAGAACATCCCTGTTGAGGAGGGGGTTCTGCCGCTCGTCGTGCGGGCCGGGGGCGGGTCCGTGCGTGACTCGATGTCCGTGATGGACCAGCTGCTCGCCGGGGCCGGTGCCGACGGTGTGACGTATGTGATGGCCACCTCGCTGCTCGGGTACACCGAAGCGTCGCTCCTCGACTCCGTGGTCGAGGCCTTCGCCACCGGTGACGGCGCCGCCGCCTTCGAGGTCGTGGACCGCGTCATCGAGGGCGGCAATGACCCTCGGCGGTTCGTCGCCGATCTGCTGGAACGGCTGCGGGACCTGGTGATCCTCGCCGCCGTGCCGGACGCGGCGGAGAAGGGGCTCATCGACGCCCCCGCCGACGTCATCGAGCGAATGCAGGCCCAGGCCGGCACCTTCGGCGCCGCCGAGCTGAGCCGTGCCGCCGACCTCGTCAACGAGGGACTGACGGAGATGCGGGGTGCCAACTCGCCACGCCTCCAGCTGGAGCTCATCTGCGCGCGCGTGATGCTGCCGGCGGCCTATGGCGACGAGCGTTCCGTGATGGCCCGGCTGGACCGGCTGGAGCGTGGCGTTAACTTCTCCGCGGGGGCCGGCATGCCCGCGGTGGGGTACGTGCCGGGACCCGACGCGCACGGGGGAGCGGCTGCGGCCGCCGCCGCGCCGGTTCCGCCTGGTGGCGGTGTCGCTGCGGCTCGGGCGGCGGTACGGGGGGCCGGGGCGCCGGGCGCGCCCTCCCAGCAGGAAGCCCCCGCGGTCGCCGGGCCCGGTGCGTCTGCGGCTCCTGGTGGTGGGCCTTCGGCGATCGACCGCCCCCAGCAGCCCCCTCGGCACGAGCCATCTCAGCAGCCACAACCCCAGTCCCAGGCCCAGCCTCAGGCCCAACCCCAACCTCAGGCCCAGCCCTCGCCCGCCCCTGCCCCCACATCCCCCACCCCTGGTGCCTGGCCCACCGCCACACCCGCAGGTGGCGGCGGTCGGCGACCCGGCGGCTGGCCCACCGCGGCACCCGCCGGCAGCGGACAGACGACGTCCACGCCGAACGCGCCCGCCCCCACACCGCCCACATCACCCACTCCAACCTCCTCTGCCCCATCGGCCCCCACCCCGCCTCCCGCCGCTCCGACCGGCGGCCTCGACCCCCGCATGCTCTGGCCGAACATCCTGGAGGCCGTGAAGAACCGCCGCCGGTTCACCTGGATCCTGCTCAGCCAGAACGCGCAGGTGGCCGGTTTCGACGGCACCACCCTCCAGCTCGGCTTCGTCAACGCCGGCGCGCGGGACAACTTCGTCAGCAGCGGCAGCGAGGACGTGCTGCGGCAGGCGCTGGTCGAGCAGTTCAACGTGCAGTGGAAGATCGAGGCGATCGTCGACCCGTCGGGCGGCTCGGCACCCCCCGCGACCGGCGGCTCCCCGGGTTCCAACGGCGGCTACGGCGGAGGCGGCGGCGCGGGTCACGGCGCAGGCAGTGGCTCCAGCGCCGGTTATGGCGGTGGGTCCGGTGCCGGTTACGGCGGTGGGTCCGGTGGCGGGGCGGCTGGCGGTTACGGCGGCGGCGGTACGTCCCCCCAGCGCCCGGCGTCCCCCCAGCCCACCCCTGCCGCATCCACGCCGTCCTCGTCACCCACGTCCTCGACGTCCTCCACGTCGGCGCCAGCCCCCGCTCCCGCTCGGGCCACCCCCACTCACCAGCAGTCCTCCGCGCCGGAACCGCGCCCGGTCGCCCCCGAGGACGACATCCCGGCGGACGACGACCCCGACCTCGACGAGTCGGCCCTCTCCGGCCACGAACTCATCGTCCGGGAGCTGGGAGCGACGGTGGTGGAGGAGTTCTCCAACGAGTAG
- a CDS encoding response regulator transcription factor — MTSPVRLLLADDEHLIRGALAALLSLEDDLLIVAEAATGPEALAMARAHVPDVAVLDLQMPGADGVKVATSLRAELPGCQVLIVTGHGRPGHLKRALEAGVRGFVPKTVSAQRLAEIIRTVHAGNRYVDPELAADAISAGDSPLTAREAEVLELAADGAPVAEIAERAALSQGTVRNYLSSAVTKLGAENRHSAVRLARERGWV, encoded by the coding sequence ATGACGTCTCCCGTACGGCTCCTGCTCGCCGACGACGAGCATCTGATCCGGGGTGCGCTGGCCGCGCTGCTCTCCCTGGAGGACGACCTGCTGATCGTCGCGGAGGCGGCGACGGGACCCGAGGCGCTGGCCATGGCTCGTGCCCACGTCCCCGATGTCGCCGTACTCGATCTTCAGATGCCCGGCGCGGACGGTGTGAAGGTCGCCACATCCCTGCGCGCCGAGCTGCCCGGCTGCCAGGTGCTGATCGTGACCGGTCACGGGCGGCCCGGGCATCTGAAGCGGGCCCTGGAGGCAGGTGTGCGCGGATTCGTCCCGAAGACGGTAAGCGCGCAGCGGCTCGCGGAGATCATCCGCACGGTGCATGCCGGAAACCGCTACGTCGACCCCGAGTTGGCCGCCGACGCGATCTCCGCCGGGGACTCGCCGCTGACCGCGCGGGAGGCGGAGGTGCTGGAGCTCGCGGCCGACGGGGCGCCCGTCGCGGAGATCGCCGAGCGGGCCGCGCTGTCGCAGGGGACCGTACGGAACTATCTGTCGTCGGCCGTGACCAAGCTCGGGGCGGAGAACCGGCACTCGGCCGTACGACTCGCGCGCGAGCGAGGTTGGGTATAG
- a CDS encoding phosphoribosylaminoimidazolesuccinocarboxamide synthase, which translates to MSGFVEKPEPIQVPGLVHLHTGKVRELYQNEAGDLVMVASDRISAFDWVLPTEIPDKGRILTQLSLWWFDQLADLVPNHVLSTELPAAAPADWAGRALVCKSLRMLPVECVARGYLTGSGLVEYDETRTVCGLALPEGLVDGSELPAPIFTPATKAEVGEHDENVSYEEVARQVGADTAAQLRQATLAVYSRGRDIARDRGIILADTKFEFGLENNDSLVIADEVLTPDSSRFWPADQWQPGRAQPSYDKQFVRDWLTSPESGWDRASEQPPPPLPEQVVEATRAKYVEAYERLTGTTWS; encoded by the coding sequence GTGTCCGGATTCGTAGAAAAGCCCGAGCCGATCCAGGTTCCGGGCCTGGTGCACCTCCACACCGGCAAGGTGCGCGAGCTGTACCAGAACGAGGCGGGCGACCTCGTGATGGTCGCCAGCGACCGCATCTCCGCCTTCGACTGGGTGCTGCCGACCGAGATCCCCGACAAGGGCCGCATCCTCACCCAGCTTTCCCTGTGGTGGTTCGACCAGCTCGCCGACCTGGTACCCAACCACGTCCTGAGCACCGAGCTGCCCGCCGCCGCCCCCGCCGACTGGGCGGGCCGCGCCCTGGTCTGCAAGTCGCTCCGGATGCTTCCGGTCGAGTGCGTGGCCCGCGGCTACCTCACCGGCTCGGGCCTGGTCGAGTACGACGAGACCCGTACCGTCTGCGGCCTCGCCCTCCCCGAAGGCCTCGTCGACGGCTCGGAACTCCCCGCCCCGATCTTCACCCCGGCCACCAAGGCCGAGGTCGGCGAGCACGACGAGAACGTGTCGTACGAGGAGGTCGCCCGCCAGGTCGGTGCGGACACCGCCGCCCAGCTGCGCCAGGCGACCCTCGCCGTCTACTCCCGCGGCCGGGACATCGCCCGCGACCGGGGGATCATCCTCGCGGACACGAAGTTCGAGTTCGGTCTCGAGAACAACGACAGCCTCGTCATCGCCGATGAGGTCCTCACCCCCGACTCCTCCCGCTTCTGGCCGGCCGACCAGTGGCAGCCGGGCCGCGCGCAGCCGTCGTACGACAAGCAGTTCGTCCGCGACTGGCTGACCTCGCCGGAGTCGGGCTGGGACCGGGCGAGCGAGCAGCCCCCGCCGCCGCTGCCGGAGCAGGTGGTGGAGGCGACCCGTGCGAAGTACGTGGAGGCGTACGAGCGCCTCACCGGAACCACCTGGAGCTAG
- a CDS encoding N,N-dimethylformamidase beta subunit family domain-containing protein, producing the protein MGSEKIRRWESGALAHAVTDPFGQGPVPWLRGNPTYFDDTGRIVPWYVDWYVDPARQRTPKSPRVPAPRSAAGPRSADDVHRQIKGFTSTGAVAPGEAVDFHITVDPPQEFGVDVYRIGHYSGDGATKMTSSPRLSGIVQPPPLAADRTVSCHHWWLSWRLQIPSYWSIGAYVAVLTTADGYRSHIPFTVRDDHPADLLLLLPDITWQAYNLYPEDGRTGASFYHAWDADGRLLGEADAATTVSFDRPYAGAGLPLHVGHAYDFIRWAERYGYDIAYADARDLHAGHIDPTRYRGLVFPGHDEYWSAAMRHTVERARDHGTSLVFLSANSLYWQVELSPSPSGVPDRLLTCRKRRGPGKPVLWREIDRPEQQLIGIQYAGHVPEPHPLVVRNADHWLWEATGAHESDEIEGLVAGEADRYFPRAPLPEHENRILLAHSPYTDREGVVRHQETSLYRAPSGALVFASGTFAWSPALDRPGHVDPRIQRATANLLDRICKRD; encoded by the coding sequence ATGGGGTCGGAGAAGATCCGCCGCTGGGAGTCGGGAGCACTCGCACACGCCGTGACGGACCCCTTCGGCCAGGGCCCGGTCCCCTGGCTCCGCGGCAACCCGACGTACTTCGACGACACCGGCCGGATCGTCCCCTGGTACGTCGACTGGTATGTCGACCCGGCCCGGCAGCGCACGCCGAAGAGCCCCCGCGTCCCCGCACCCCGTTCCGCGGCGGGCCCCCGTTCCGCCGACGACGTGCACCGCCAGATCAAGGGTTTCACCTCCACCGGCGCGGTCGCCCCCGGCGAGGCCGTCGACTTCCACATCACCGTCGACCCGCCCCAGGAATTCGGCGTCGACGTCTACCGCATCGGCCACTACAGCGGTGACGGCGCCACCAAGATGACCTCAAGTCCCCGCCTGTCCGGCATCGTCCAGCCCCCGCCGCTCGCCGCCGACCGGACGGTCTCCTGCCACCACTGGTGGCTGTCCTGGCGCCTGCAGATCCCGAGCTACTGGAGCATCGGGGCGTACGTCGCCGTCCTCACCACCGCCGACGGCTACCGGTCCCACATCCCCTTCACCGTCCGCGACGACCACCCTGCGGACCTGCTCCTCCTCCTGCCCGACATCACCTGGCAGGCCTACAACCTCTACCCCGAGGACGGCCGCACCGGCGCCAGCTTCTACCACGCCTGGGACGCCGACGGCCGCCTGCTCGGCGAGGCCGACGCCGCGACCACGGTCTCCTTCGACCGCCCGTACGCGGGCGCCGGCCTCCCCCTGCATGTCGGCCACGCCTACGACTTCATCCGCTGGGCCGAGCGCTACGGCTACGACATCGCCTACGCCGACGCCCGCGACCTGCACGCCGGGCACATCGACCCCACCCGCTACCGCGGCCTGGTCTTCCCCGGCCACGACGAGTACTGGTCGGCGGCCATGCGCCACACCGTGGAACGCGCCCGCGACCACGGCACGTCCCTGGTCTTCCTCTCCGCCAACTCGCTGTACTGGCAGGTGGAGCTGAGCCCGTCCCCCTCCGGCGTCCCCGACCGCCTGCTCACGTGCCGCAAACGCAGGGGCCCGGGCAAACCCGTGCTCTGGCGCGAGATCGACCGCCCCGAGCAGCAACTGATCGGCATCCAGTACGCGGGCCACGTCCCCGAACCCCACCCCTTGGTCGTCCGCAACGCCGACCACTGGCTGTGGGAGGCGACCGGCGCGCACGAGAGCGACGAGATCGAGGGCCTGGTCGCGGGCGAGGCCGACCGCTACTTCCCGCGCGCCCCGCTCCCCGAGCACGAGAACCGCATCCTGCTCGCGCACTCCCCGTACACCGACCGCGAGGGAGTCGTCCGCCACCAGGAGACCTCCCTCTACCGCGCCCCCTCCGGTGCCCTGGTCTTCGCGTCCGGAACGTTCGCGTGGTCCCCCGCACTGGACCGCCCGGGCCACGTGGACCCCCGTATCCAGCGCGCCACCGCGAACCTCCTGGACCGCATCTGCAAACGTGACTGA